TAGGAGGTCTACAACGTTTGGTGAGAATAGCCTAGTTTCTTTCCTTGTTGGTGTTGGTGTGGGTGTGTGTTTGCCCGAATGTTCGCATTTGGGACATACTTCTTGTAAATGACTTTGCTCTCCTTCTATAAAAATAAAACACATCATtgacgtactctcgaaaaaaaatgcATTATCGTCATGTAATATCCTCTTAGCTTAAAGGTATCAATCTCACCCACCTCTGTCCAGGCGTTTGTTATCATTGATGCAATGGCCCGAAATGACAACTGAAGAGATAAATGTACACCCAATCTTTCAACTTGCCGGCTTAATGGTGCAAACATGTGCGGCAAACGGCGATGACACCAGAAGATGAACCCAAAGCGTCATGTCAGGCACCGATGTATAAACGTTCGGAGGATCCAACGAATTAATAGAGTACAGTAATTAGACAGGGATACAGTGCAGTACGTGGGCACGCAAATGGCACAATGCCAACACTGGCGAACTGGAAATGTCGATCGATCATTCCTTGGGCTTGGGCTGCTTGACTATCATGACGGAGCAGTGCGCGTGGTGGGCGCAGTAGTCGCTCACGCTCCCAAGAAATGCCCTGCAAGAATTGCCCAGGTTCAGACACAATCCATGACCACTAGCTCTGCAGCACGGGGGACTGGAGAATGGAGATAAATAAATCAGTTACCTCTTGATGGCGCCGTAGCCatggctgccgacgacgagcaagTCGGCGTGGTGCTTCTCGACGGCGTTGCAGAGCACGTACCTCGGCTCCCCGTCGATCACCTTCACCACTCCCTGCACCTGCGATCGATTCCAGATGTGGCTGTTAAGCAGAGCATGCAGCAATCGGCGTGATCTTGTTACTCGTTTCTGGAATTGGTAGTGGATGTTACCGAGTTGGCGGCGCAGAGGCGGCGAGCCCTGTCGACGACCTCCTCGGCCCTCCTGCGCAGGTCCGCGTCCACGTACCTCACCACGTCCCCGGCGGCGGCTGAAAGTGAAATCGACCGATCCCCAGAAATCAGCGCTCCGGCCGGTTCAGATAAGCAAGAATTAGTTAGGGAGGGGGTCGCGGACGGCACGTACCGGGGCCGCCGAGCGTGACGACGGAGGACACGGCCGGCTTGGCGTGGACGACGACGAGCTCCACCGGCGCCCCGGGGCCGGCCGTCTCCGCCACGTAACGCACGGCCCACTCGAGCGCGCGGTAGCTGTGGTCGCTGTCGTCCACGCCGACCAGCACCACCGTCTTGTTGGTCGTCCCCTCCTCCACCGGactggcctccgccgccgccgccgcagacgcTGCCTCGATCCCCGCCATCATGAACAAGAGTCAACTATGGGACGATTAGAAATGATGAGAGAAGGTTTCTTGGCTCGATCTGATGTGGTTTGCTTGCCGTCCTAGCTTGCAGGCCGCGGGCTATTTATGCGAGCTGGAGATGTGAGAAGTAGGCGCACCGATGAAACCGCGGAGGCCAAGTTGCGTGTGGCCGCTGACTGACCGGAGATAATGGATACTGGCGGCACGCTGCCCCGGTTTCCGTTTGGTTTTCTGGCTTTCCACTTCTCGACCGTGATCTTCCCGCTGAACTGgatggcgacggcgcgggggcaCGGTGACTGTTTCTTTTCCTTCGGTAGCTCAGTGCGTGCCGATTTCTGACGCACTCGAGATGCGTGTTGAGGTAGAACAGAATGAGTTTTGAAAGCAGGGCACTTTCTTTTCGccaataagagcaactccaacgggctaACCCAAATGGACGGCGCTTTTGTCCGTTTTTTATTCGTCTGGGTTGGCCGTCCGCCCGCCGTCCGTCCTTTTTTAGTTTTGAGGTGGCAGTGCGTCCAACGGGCTGATCCATTTCATGACCGCGCGCGTTTTAGATCATGTTGTCGCCCTGGTTTTGGCGCACCAGCGCGCGGGGGAAAGCGGCCTAGCACgcgctggttttggcgctccagcgcgcgggaaaggttcgcgctCGCGCCGCGGTCGGCGCTCGTTATAAAAAAGGCGCTCCCTCCACACTCTGTCTGCCGCCCACTCTCGccgcctctgcgccaccatgtcAATCCGCCGCCTGGGTGCTTCGGATTTTCGCAgagtccgcgagcgccgctccggcgccttctcctccgagatctggtttcgcgagaaatgtctcatcctcggcaccttcgacaccgcagaggaggcggACCGCACGCACGACGCGGCAGCGTGCGCCTCCTGAGGCCTCGTTGGGATATGAATTTTCCCAACGTGTCGAGTcagcgggcgcaggatctggcgcctctcccgcggcttttcaccgacgaggatcgtcgtgtccaTCGGAGACGGaagcgtcgcctcgccatcgcgGAGAAGAACGTGGAAGCCTTGGTGGTGTGGCGTGGAGGCTTCCCGCGGGACAGCGTCGACGAGCGCCAGTTCTACAAGCAAAGGAGGTTGGAGAGGGACGTGAGGAGgagggagcgagccgcctatcgggaggacaagcgttcgcggaagcaggcagctcaattgaaactgaagctacgagaaacggctggttgggactttgaagacgaggcgtatgctgacgcctacattcagacgtcggaggacattaccgagtcgaAGTCAGAAATCGACGAGTAGTGGTCTTTTCTTTTTATCTGCGTACGCTAGAATAATCTAAGTATCCATTTTTATCTGAAAAAATGGCCGGCGGCGTAGCAGGCGGGTGAGAGTGTGAAttcaatgtgccaccgaccagcgggcccggtAAGAAAAGAGGGCGAGCGCGCGCGTCCGTCTTGTGCCCGCGCCAACGTAAATCAGACTTAAAAATAGGCCATGAATGGGTCGATAGACGGACGAAAgcagacgcgcgtccgtttggacCAGCGTGTTGGGCCGGTTTTTTTGTCCATGCCAATTTAAACGGACAACTACGAACAAAATGAGTCGCCTCATTTGAGTTGCTCTAACGCGACGTTCCTTGCTGAGGCCACCAAGCGAACGAATGAACTTTCTATGTAGGAGGTTTGTTTAAGGGCATCTCCTACCCCTAAAACAGATATGGTGTCTGTCCGCGGACGGATCCGCGGAGAGTGATACATAAGTCGGCCGTTCAACTATGTCTGCATAAATTTGAAACCATATCTAAATAGACCAGACGAATTATATACAAACCAGATTATTTTCATCTAAATCGAAACACACTCATTACATTTTTAatatatttcattaaacaaaagtGACCAGACATAAAGCTGATTTAATTCTACGGTGACCGTCCTCCAAATCCTTGTCGTTCCTCTTTGTGCCCATGCGAGACGGTCGTGTCCACGTCCGATGAAGATGAAACCCGCGAAGTGATGGTGATATTTCCAGCATGAAAGAGTAGGACATAGGACATAGACCGGATTACTTGGGACTCGAGGCCTCGCCGCCTTCCATGCACTACTCCTTGTCGGAGTCCGCGATGTGTCTGCCGCGGACTACTATTATTTaggaaactactccctccgttccataatataagatcgttttgcaaGTTGTTTTAGCTCgcaaaatgatcttatattatgagacgcaGGGAGTACTACTTACAATTTGTTTTTTAGAATCACCAGGGAGAGTTTCCgcacctgaatatattgctcaaagtGGCCAAAAAGCCTGAGTAGTGATCTAGTTTATAAAAAAAACCGGATCGAAAACCTTAACAAATTGACCATGTTTATAAGGGAAACCGAGCCGAAAAACAGAACAAGGCACGACCTAGCTAGCAGACATAAGACATCACCACGAGAGACACAAGTAGATGTGGGGTGTCGTCGAGAGATCACAATACCAGGACTTTGCAAACAGCCGAACGCATCGTCGGGCATACCGGCCCCCATGGCACAACTCAGGAGCAACCACAATCAACGAGTGTCATCCCAGACACGAACCTTGACTGAGCCTCCGCCACAGAAGAACGGCACGATTAGCAAGTTTGAGAGGCATCTTGCGCCATCCTTGAGCAAAGATGAGTCGAGACAACACCaagagcacgaagctcgccgcaacaCAACGGTAACCATGAGAGAGTCTTGAGCAATCATCACCAACCTGAGCCGCACGAGAACACCACCACCGTAGACGAAGAGCTCCAATCAACTGAGACCATCCATGATGCCTCAAGGCTATtggtgctgttggggaacgtagcagaaattcaaaattttctacgcatcaccaagatcaatctatggagtaatctagcaacgaggggaaggagagtgcatctacatacccttgtagatcactaagcggaagcgttcaagtgaacggggttgatggagtcgtactcgtcgtgatccaaatcaccgatgatcctagtgccggacggacggcacctccgtgttcaacacacgtacagtccggtgacgtctcctacgccttgatccagcaagggaagaaggagaggttgggggaagactccatccagcagcagcacgacggcgtggtggtgctggaggagcgcgggactccagcaaggcttcgccaagcactacgagagacga
The window above is part of the Triticum aestivum cultivar Chinese Spring chromosome 2A, IWGSC CS RefSeq v2.1, whole genome shotgun sequence genome. Proteins encoded here:
- the LOC123184759 gene encoding universal stress protein YxiE, which encodes MMAGIEAASAAAAAEASPVEEGTTNKTVVLVGVDDSDHSYRALEWAVRYVAETAGPGAPVELVVVHAKPAVSSVVTLGGPAAAGDVVRYVDADLRRRAEEVVDRARRLCAANSVQGVVKVIDGEPRYVLCNAVEKHHADLLVVGSHGYGAIKRAFLGSVSDYCAHHAHCSVMIVKQPKPKE